One Manihot esculenta cultivar AM560-2 chromosome 6, M.esculenta_v8, whole genome shotgun sequence DNA segment encodes these proteins:
- the LOC110617828 gene encoding uncharacterized protein LOC110617828, with protein MALQIPKLDEAGAIEAMQKGTTSLEFFGSLCRKLPTTLAELMKRAEKYIRQYDALTTSRFAKEPRDRGKTGEDKRPDKQERRQDRGPEALNKHQRERKEQRSYQPRIPVVVTPLNVSKAKVLVAVQDKDFIQWPKPMKLINEIERLIKRGYLRNFVQKLKGQRPQQNAAVERPQRLAGGPVNDDSSGTINMIVGETEGHMSRRGKKRSRNREGSSAEVMQIVEHSPMIISFSPEDAQRVQMSYDNALVIEAVIHNFRVQKVLVDEGSKVNLLPYRIFEQMNIPEEQLVRDQAPVKGIRGTPVAVEGKVKVALTLGEPSLSRTHYAVFLMVKLPLNYNAVIPG; from the exons ATGGCTCTACAAATTCCCAAGCTCGATGAAGCCGGAGCAatagaagccatgcagaagggtaCTACATCCCTAGAGTTTTTTGGATCACTGTGCAGAAAGCTGCCCACCACCTTAgcagagctgatgaagagagcagaaaaatatataaggcaATATGATGCCTTGACCACTAGCAGATTCGCCAAGGAACCAAGAGATAGAGGAAAGACAGGGGAGGATAAACGGCCAGATAAGCAGGAAAGGAGGCAAGATCGGGGGCCTGAAGCATTGAACAAACATCAGAGGGAGAGGAAGGAGCAGAGATCTTATCAACCCCGGATTCCTGTGGTAGTCACTCCTTTAAATGTGTCTAAAGCCAAAGTGCTCGTAGCAGTCCAAGACAAGGATTTCATACAGTGGCCCAAGCCGATGAAG CTAATAAATGAGATAGAGAGGCTCATTAAGAGAGGATACCTTCGGAACTTTGTGCAAAAACTGAAAGGCCAAAGACCACAGCAGAATGCAGCAGTGGAAAGGCCCCAGAGACTGGCAGGGGGACCAGTGAATGACGACTCCAGTGGGACAATCAACATGATTGTAGGAGAGACCGAAGGCCATATGAGCAGAAGAGGGAAGAAGAGAAGTAGGAACAGGGAGGGAAGCAGCGCCGAAGTAATGCAGATTGTGGAACATTCTCCAATGATCATCTCTTTTTCTCCAGAGGATGCCCAGAGGGTGCAGATGTCTTATGATAATGCTTTGGTCATAGAGGCCGTCATCCATAATTTCAGGGTCCAAAAAGTTTTAGTAGACGAGGGCAGCAAGGTGAACCTACTGCCCTATCGGATCTTCGAGCAGATGAACATACCCGAGGAACAGCTGGTCAGGGACCAAGCTCCAGTCAAGGGGATAAGGGGGACTCCAGTGGCAGTAGAAGGGAAAGTAAAAGTGGCCCTCACCTTAGGGGAACCATCCCTATCCCGAACTCACTATGCAGTATTCCTCATGGTGAAGTTACCCCTGAACTAcaatgctgtaatacccggctag
- the LOC110617171 gene encoding omega-6 fatty acid desaturase, chloroplastic, with protein sequence MGCRLADAVFLFMNPQPRPIRSQKITTHYPPGINHLTPDKLLLKGKKQKSVLFHLKRAKPVQAVAVPVAPSSADSAQYRKQLAESYGFRQIGEPLPSNVTLKEIIDTLPKKVFAIDDVKAWKSVLISATSYALGLFMISKAPWYLLPLAWAWTGTAVTGFFVIGHDCAHKSFSRNKLVEDIVGTLAFLPLIYPYEPWRFKHDRHHAKTNMLDEDTAWHPVWKQEFDSSPMLRKAIIYGYGPFRPWMSIAHWLIWHFDVKKFRPNEVKRVKISLACVFAFMAIGWPLIIYKTGIVGWIKFWLMPWLGYHFWMSTFTMVHHTAPHIPFKSSEDWNAAQAQLNGTVHCDYPRWIEVLCHDINVHIPHHISSRIPSYNLRTAHKSIQENWGKYLNEATWNWRLMKTIMTICHVYDKEKNYVAFDELAPEDSQPVTFLKSVMPEYA encoded by the exons ATGGGTTGCAGACTTGCAGATGCTGTTTTCCTCTTTATG AACCCACAACCAAGGCCAATTCGGAGTCAGAAGATTACTACCCATTACCCTCCAG GCATTAATCACTTGACACCAGACAAGCTTCTTCTGAAAGGAAAGAAACAGAAAAGTGTTTTATTCCATTTGAAAAGGGCCAAACCTGTACAAGCAGTGGCTGTTCCAGTTGCACCATCTTCAGCAGACAGTGCTCAGTATAGAAAGCAGTTAGCAGAAAGTTATGGCTTCAGACAAATAGGAGAACCACTTCCAAGCAATGTTACATTAAAAGAAATCATTGATACTCTGCCAAAAAAG GTGTTTGCAATTGATGATGTGAAAGCATGGAAGTCAGTTTTAATATCAGCGACTTCGTATGCATTAGGGCTCTTTATGATTTCAAAGGCCCCATGGTACCTACTTCCGCTTGCTTGGGCATGGACAGGAACTGCTGTCACTGGG TTTTTTGTTATAGGTCATGACTGTGCTCACAAATCATTTTCAAGGAACAAATTAGTGGAAGACATTGTGGGAACTCTGGCCTTCCTGCCACTAATATACCCATACGAGCCTTGGAGGTTTAAGCATGATAGGCATCATGCAAAAACAAACAT GTTGGATGAAGATACGGCATGGCATCCTGTTTGGAAACAGGAATTTGATTCATCTCCTATGTTGCGTAAAGCGATTATATATGGATATGGGCCATTTCGACCTTGGATGTCTATAGCTCACTG GTTAATCTGGCACTTCGATGTAAAAAAGTTTAGGCCCAATGAAGTTAAGAGGGTGAAGATAAGTTTGGCATGCGTTTTTGCATTCATGGCAATCGGATGGCCATTGATTATCTATAAGACAGGGATCGTGGGATGGATCAAGTTCTGGTTAATGCCATGGTTGGGCTATCACTTTTGG ATGAGTACGTTCACAATGGTGCATCATACGGCTCCTCACATTCCTTTTAAATCTTCAGAGGACTGGAATGCAGCTCAGGCCCAGCTCAATGGAACAGTTCATTGTGATTACCCTCGTtg GATTGAGGTCCTCTGTCATGATATCAATGTCCACATCCCCCACCATATTTCTTCAAGGATACCAAGCTATAATCTACGGACAGCACACAAATCTATTCAAGAGAATTGGGGAAAG TATCTTAATGAAGCAACATGGAATTGGCGTTTAATGAAGACGATAATGACAATTTGTCATGTTTATGACAAGGAGAAAAATTACGTTGCTTTTGATGAGCTTGCCCCTGAAGATTCTCAACCAGTTACATTCCTGAAAAGTGTGATGcctgagtatgcttga